One window of Corynebacterium doosanense CAU 212 = DSM 45436 genomic DNA carries:
- a CDS encoding DUF294 nucleotidyltransferase-like domain-containing protein → MSVELDEVSGFLAQHEPFSRLPEEALAEVTAAMTMEYVRRGQEIVSLGQRNDNLHVIRTGAVDVIGDEGILLDRRDAGRTFGYSTLVGEPESRYTVTAVEDTLLLVMPREAFAALAEKHPDIDRFYSSLSLRISRAAAELRSDPAQDVLATGVREMMGDRGAVQTDAATSIRDAARAMIDGNVSSLIVTSGGVLAGILTDKDLRGRVVAGGVDPARPVAEVMTPDPVTISPDALAFEAILLMSELGVHHLPVVEEGRTVGVVSSGDLSRLLKANPIFLTADLSRRGVAELEGAYRRAAETAIRLIDRGAGARESAQVLTTVGDALVRRLITLFEESAGPTPVEYAFVAVGSQGRREMGPASDQDNALILADDYDEASHGDYFERLSTFVCTGLDRAGQVVCPGGMMAMNPEWRMTRSEWMDTFHRWIMAPQPDALLNAQIYFDMRALAGAPELAEDVHAAAVELAAGAPRLHAHLAALASRREPPLGFFRGFVVEKNGEYADTLDVKKGGTAALVQMARLYAIKAGVTAVGTRERFELSAGHSLSPQGAENLLDAFDFLSALTHRYQAQQLRAGNAPDYHIDPAQLTTSNRENLRDAFQIIKKMQTALSSAHPVRSI, encoded by the coding sequence ATGAGTGTCGAACTCGACGAGGTCAGTGGTTTTCTTGCGCAGCACGAGCCGTTCTCCCGGCTGCCGGAAGAGGCCCTGGCGGAGGTGACCGCCGCGATGACGATGGAGTACGTCCGCCGTGGCCAGGAGATCGTCTCACTGGGCCAGCGCAACGACAACCTGCACGTCATCCGCACGGGTGCGGTCGACGTGATCGGGGACGAGGGGATCCTGCTCGATCGTCGCGACGCCGGCCGCACCTTCGGTTACTCCACCCTGGTGGGGGAGCCGGAGTCGCGCTACACCGTCACCGCGGTGGAGGACACCCTGCTCCTGGTGATGCCCCGCGAGGCGTTCGCTGCGCTGGCGGAGAAACACCCGGACATCGACCGCTTCTACTCCTCGCTCTCCCTGCGCATCTCCCGCGCCGCCGCCGAGCTGCGCAGTGACCCCGCCCAGGACGTGCTGGCCACTGGGGTGAGGGAGATGATGGGCGACCGGGGGGCCGTGCAGACGGACGCGGCGACGTCGATACGCGACGCGGCCCGCGCGATGATCGACGGCAACGTCTCCAGCCTGATCGTCACCTCCGGGGGTGTGCTCGCGGGGATCCTCACCGACAAGGACCTGCGGGGACGGGTCGTGGCCGGGGGAGTCGACCCCGCGCGGCCGGTGGCCGAGGTGATGACCCCCGACCCCGTCACCATCTCGCCCGACGCGCTCGCCTTCGAGGCCATTCTGCTCATGAGCGAGCTCGGCGTGCACCACCTGCCCGTGGTCGAGGAGGGGCGCACGGTCGGCGTGGTGTCCTCGGGTGACCTGTCGCGACTGCTCAAGGCCAATCCCATCTTCCTCACCGCCGACCTTTCGCGCCGCGGGGTGGCGGAGCTGGAGGGCGCGTACCGACGCGCCGCCGAGACCGCGATCCGCCTCATCGACCGCGGCGCGGGCGCCCGGGAGTCGGCGCAGGTGCTCACCACGGTGGGCGACGCCCTGGTCCGGCGGCTGATTACGCTGTTCGAGGAGTCCGCGGGACCCACCCCGGTGGAGTACGCCTTCGTCGCCGTGGGTTCGCAGGGCCGCCGCGAGATGGGCCCGGCCTCGGACCAGGACAACGCCCTCATCCTCGCCGACGACTACGACGAGGCCAGCCACGGCGACTATTTCGAACGCTTATCGACGTTTGTGTGCACCGGTCTGGACCGCGCCGGCCAGGTCGTCTGCCCCGGCGGCATGATGGCCATGAACCCGGAGTGGCGCATGACCCGGAGCGAGTGGATGGACACGTTCCACCGCTGGATCATGGCGCCGCAACCGGACGCGCTGCTCAACGCGCAGATCTACTTCGACATGCGTGCCCTCGCCGGCGCCCCCGAGCTCGCCGAGGACGTACACGCCGCGGCCGTGGAACTCGCCGCGGGCGCGCCCCGGCTGCACGCGCACCTGGCCGCGCTCGCCTCGCGCCGCGAACCGCCGCTGGGATTCTTCCGCGGCTTCGTGGTGGAGAAGAACGGCGAGTACGCCGACACCCTGGACGTGAAGAAGGGCGGCACCGCCGCGCTGGTGCAGATGGCGCGGCTCTACGCCATCAAGGCCGGGGTGACGGCCGTGGGCACCCGCGAGCGCTTCGAGCTCTCCGCCGGGCACTCCCTCTCTCCGCAGGGCGCGGAGAATCTCCTCGACGCCTTCGACTTCCTCTCGGCGTTGACCCACCGCTACCAGGCGCAGCAGCTGCGGGCGGGCAACGCACCCGACTACCACATCGACCCCGCGCAGCTGACCACGAGCAACCGGGAGAACCTGCGGGACGCCTTCCAGATCATCAAGAAGATGCAGACCGCGCTGTCCTCCGCCCACCCCGTTCGCAGCATCTGA